Proteins encoded together in one Janthinobacterium tructae window:
- a CDS encoding ABC transporter ATP-binding protein: MQPAVEFRSISKQFGHVKANADVSFSIAKGSIHGLVGENGAGKSTLMSILYGYYRADGGEILLDGKVQPIRNSQEAINLGIGMVHQHFMLVENFTVLDNIMLGTEGGFRLASHRAEAEAKLREICARYRLDVDPLAKIEDLSVGAQQRVEILKQIYRSANILILDEPTAVLTAQETASLFEILRLFKEQGKTIILITHKLQEILEITDNVTVMRGGTVVGAVATAGTSKEELANMMVGRPIQSHLPRAPYNPGATVLEVDGLQLADAQQVKLLADIGFNLRAGEIVAIAGVSGNGQSELLEILSGMRLPTSGKLRFLDKDLPFGKRTDADGLPLAFRELGIAHIPEDRLRDGVVKNFSVMQNTILGYQDHLKNRWGLFNFKAIGARCAELLKTFDVRPANPDLRIGLLSGGNQQKVVIAREVLAKPKLMLVGQPTRGVDIGTIESIHTQLLALRDAGVAILLVSVELEEVRALADRILVMCGGRITGELKIEEFDTTRIGLLMGGMHKS; this comes from the coding sequence ATGCAGCCAGCAGTAGAATTTCGCAGCATTTCCAAGCAGTTTGGACATGTGAAGGCGAACGCCGACGTCAGTTTCTCCATCGCCAAGGGCAGTATCCATGGCCTGGTGGGGGAAAACGGCGCCGGCAAATCGACCTTGATGAGTATCCTGTACGGGTATTACCGTGCCGACGGCGGAGAAATCCTGCTCGACGGAAAAGTACAGCCTATCCGCAACAGCCAGGAAGCGATCAATCTCGGCATCGGCATGGTGCACCAGCATTTCATGCTGGTCGAGAACTTCACCGTCCTCGACAATATCATGCTGGGCACGGAAGGCGGTTTTCGCCTGGCCAGCCACCGTGCCGAAGCGGAAGCCAAGCTGCGCGAGATTTGCGCGCGCTACCGCCTCGACGTCGACCCGCTGGCGAAGATCGAAGACCTGTCCGTCGGGGCGCAGCAGCGCGTGGAAATCCTCAAGCAGATTTACCGCAGCGCCAATATCCTGATCCTCGACGAGCCGACGGCCGTGCTGACGGCCCAGGAAACGGCGTCGCTGTTTGAAATCCTGCGCCTGTTCAAGGAGCAAGGCAAGACCATCATCCTGATCACGCATAAACTGCAAGAGATCCTGGAAATCACCGACAACGTCACCGTCATGCGCGGCGGCACGGTGGTGGGCGCCGTGGCGACCGCCGGCACGTCGAAAGAGGAACTGGCCAATATGATGGTGGGCCGCCCCATCCAGAGCCACTTGCCCCGTGCACCGTACAATCCGGGCGCCACGGTGCTGGAAGTGGACGGTCTGCAACTGGCCGATGCGCAACAGGTCAAGCTGCTGGCCGACATCGGCTTCAACTTGCGCGCCGGCGAAATCGTCGCCATCGCGGGCGTTTCCGGCAATGGCCAGAGCGAACTGCTGGAAATTCTGTCGGGCATGCGCTTGCCAACGTCCGGCAAGCTGCGCTTCCTGGACAAGGACTTGCCGTTTGGCAAGCGCACTGACGCCGACGGCTTGCCGCTGGCCTTCCGCGAACTGGGCATCGCCCACATTCCGGAAGACCGCTTGCGCGATGGCGTGGTGAAAAATTTTTCCGTCATGCAAAACACCATCCTCGGTTACCAGGACCACCTGAAAAACCGCTGGGGCTTGTTCAACTTCAAAGCCATCGGCGCGCGCTGCGCGGAGCTGCTGAAAACTTTCGACGTGCGCCCGGCCAACCCGGATCTGCGCATCGGTTTGTTGTCTGGCGGTAACCAGCAAAAGGTGGTGATCGCGCGCGAAGTGCTGGCCAAGCCGAAACTGATGCTGGTCGGGCAACCCACGCGCGGCGTCGATATCGGCACCATCGAAAGCATCCATACGCAATTGCTGGCCCTGCGCGACGCGGGCGTGGCGATCCTGCTGGTGTCCGTCGAACTGGAAGAAGTGCGGGCGCTGGCCGACCGCATTCTCGTCATGTGCGGCGGACGCATCACCGGCGAACTGAAAATTGAAGAATTCGATACCACCCGCATCGGCCTGTTGATGGGGGGAATGCACAAATCATGA
- a CDS encoding BMP family lipoprotein, translating into MKLTQFSLTIAAVFLTAQASAATPKLGVVYDAGGKFDKSFNQSAFEGASRFKKDTGISFIEVQASSDTQAEQVMRGLARKKLDMIAAIGFAQTQAVQKVAKEFPNVKFVLIDGQAAGSNVNSVVFKEEEGSYLVGVAAAMASKSKKVGFIGGIDIPLIRNFACGYAQGVKAINPKAEITQNMVGTTSGAWNDPAKGGELARSQFERGVDVVFAVAGGSGMGTLQMAKEKGKLAIGVDSNQNGLYPGSILTSMVKRVDNTVYDSFMEVKNGTWKGGVSYKGLKEGGVDWALDANNRKLITPEIEKRVLGARKDIIDGKIKVIDYRVGSSCPV; encoded by the coding sequence ATGAAACTTACACAATTTAGTTTGACGATCGCAGCCGTATTTCTGACTGCTCAAGCGTCCGCGGCTACCCCAAAACTGGGTGTCGTGTATGACGCGGGCGGCAAGTTCGACAAGTCGTTCAACCAATCCGCTTTCGAAGGTGCCTCGCGCTTCAAAAAAGACACAGGCATTTCCTTCATCGAAGTTCAGGCATCGAGCGATACGCAAGCCGAGCAAGTCATGCGCGGCCTGGCCCGCAAGAAACTCGACATGATCGCCGCCATCGGCTTTGCGCAAACGCAAGCCGTGCAAAAAGTCGCAAAAGAATTCCCGAACGTGAAATTCGTGCTGATCGACGGCCAGGCCGCCGGCAGCAACGTCAATTCCGTCGTCTTCAAGGAAGAAGAAGGCTCCTACCTGGTGGGCGTGGCTGCAGCCATGGCCAGCAAGAGCAAGAAGGTCGGCTTCATCGGCGGCATCGATATCCCCCTGATCCGCAACTTCGCCTGCGGCTACGCGCAAGGCGTCAAGGCCATCAATCCGAAAGCGGAAATCACGCAAAACATGGTCGGCACCACCTCCGGCGCCTGGAATGACCCGGCCAAGGGTGGCGAACTGGCCCGCTCGCAATTCGAGCGCGGTGTCGATGTCGTCTTCGCCGTGGCCGGCGGCAGCGGCATGGGTACCCTGCAAATGGCCAAGGAAAAAGGCAAGCTGGCCATCGGCGTCGATTCGAACCAGAATGGTTTGTACCCTGGCAGCATCCTCACTTCGATGGTCAAGCGCGTCGACAACACGGTGTATGACAGCTTCATGGAAGTCAAGAACGGCACCTGGAAGGGTGGCGTCAGCTATAAAGGCTTGAAAGAAGGCGGCGTGGATTGGGCACTCGATGCGAACAACCGCAAGCTGATTACGCCGGAAATCGAAAAGCGCGTGTTGGGTGCGCGTAAGGACATTATCGATGGCAAGATCAAAGTGATCGATTACCGCGTCGGCAGCAGCTGCCCGGTTTAA
- a CDS encoding LysR family transcriptional regulator, producing the protein MSIDLKQLKYFLAVAEEKSFSRAAERLHISQPPLSQQIMKLESELGVRLFARTTRTFELTVAGKALMNEAAELLAKMRMTIDTIRQIDRGEVGRLRVGIVGSAMWGPIPSLLEEFQTKFPRVSWTIHEFGPTVQYEALRAKQIDVGFWREPKLNDDDLRHDNLRQELCFRENVCVAVNEHHPLAKNTAIELIDIAHEPMLTLNLDKSAFPRYLVQCCINAGFDPVIFQEASEPQTLLAMVGAGLGVTLVPETTSRIGWPGVVFLPIKTNPPSANLYISYTTLDDAPVVRAFLNIINPPSA; encoded by the coding sequence ATGTCCATCGATCTGAAACAGTTAAAGTATTTTCTTGCCGTCGCCGAGGAGAAAAGCTTCAGCCGCGCCGCCGAGCGCCTGCATATCTCGCAGCCGCCCCTGAGCCAGCAGATCATGAAACTGGAAAGCGAACTGGGCGTGCGCCTGTTTGCGCGCACCACGCGCACTTTCGAGCTGACCGTGGCGGGCAAGGCACTGATGAATGAAGCGGCCGAGCTGCTGGCCAAGATGCGCATGACCATCGACACCATCCGCCAGATCGACCGTGGCGAAGTGGGCCGCTTGCGCGTGGGCATCGTCGGCTCGGCCATGTGGGGCCCCATCCCCAGCCTGCTGGAAGAGTTCCAGACCAAATTTCCCCGCGTCAGCTGGACCATTCATGAATTTGGTCCCACGGTGCAGTACGAGGCGCTGCGCGCCAAGCAGATCGACGTGGGCTTCTGGCGCGAACCGAAACTCAATGACGACGACTTGCGCCACGATAACCTGCGCCAGGAGCTGTGCTTCCGCGAAAACGTCTGCGTGGCCGTCAACGAACACCATCCGCTGGCCAAAAACACGGCCATCGAACTGATCGACATCGCCCACGAGCCCATGCTCACCTTGAACCTCGATAAATCCGCGTTTCCCCGCTACCTGGTGCAATGCTGCATCAATGCCGGTTTCGACCCCGTGATTTTCCAGGAAGCGAGCGAGCCGCAAACCCTGCTGGCCATGGTGGGCGCGGGCCTGGGCGTGACCCTGGTGCCGGAAACGACGAGCCGCATCGGCTGGCCCGGCGTCGTCTTCCTGCCGATCAAGACCAATCCGCCGTCGGCCAACCTGTATATCAGCTACACCACGCTCGACGACGCGCCTGTCGTGCGGGCCTTCCTGAATATCATCAATCCCCCATCAGCCTGA
- a CDS encoding pseudouridine-5'-phosphate glycosidase, translating into MTQLQNFLLFSQEVLAARAAGKAIVALESTIISHGMPYPQNVEMAREVEQIIRDGGAVPATIAIIDGKICVGLSPEQLELLGTSPDAMKVSRRDLPFVLSQRKLGATTVAATMICAELAGITVFVTGGIGGVHRGAETSFDISADLQELAQTSVAVVCAGVKSILDIGLTLEYLETHGVPVISVGQEGFPAFFTRESGFKADFRLDTAAEQAAFIDTKWQLGLKGGVIVSNPVPAAQAMPKEEIDAITTQALQEADAGGVKGKQVTPFLLSRIKQLTDGRSLATNIALVKHNAQVGTALAIAMRAVVAR; encoded by the coding sequence ATGACCCAATTACAGAATTTCCTCTTGTTCTCGCAAGAAGTGCTCGCCGCGCGCGCCGCCGGCAAGGCCATCGTGGCGCTGGAATCGACCATCATTTCGCATGGCATGCCGTATCCGCAAAACGTGGAAATGGCGCGCGAAGTGGAACAGATCATCCGTGACGGCGGCGCCGTGCCGGCCACCATCGCCATCATCGACGGCAAGATCTGCGTGGGCCTGTCGCCGGAACAGCTGGAATTGCTGGGCACCTCGCCCGATGCCATGAAAGTCAGCCGCCGCGACCTGCCGTTCGTCCTGTCGCAACGCAAACTGGGCGCCACCACCGTGGCCGCCACCATGATCTGCGCGGAACTGGCGGGCATCACCGTGTTCGTCACGGGCGGCATCGGCGGCGTGCACCGCGGCGCGGAAACCAGCTTCGACATTTCGGCCGACTTGCAGGAACTGGCGCAAACCTCGGTCGCCGTCGTCTGCGCGGGCGTCAAATCCATCCTCGACATCGGCCTGACCCTGGAATACCTGGAAACCCACGGCGTGCCCGTCATCAGCGTGGGCCAGGAAGGTTTTCCTGCCTTCTTCACGCGCGAAAGCGGCTTCAAGGCCGATTTCCGCCTCGATACCGCCGCCGAGCAGGCCGCTTTCATCGATACGAAATGGCAACTGGGCTTGAAAGGCGGCGTGATCGTCAGCAACCCGGTGCCGGCCGCGCAAGCGATGCCCAAGGAAGAAATCGACGCGATCACCACGCAAGCGCTGCAGGAAGCGGATGCGGGCGGCGTGAAGGGCAAGCAAGTCACGCCATTCCTGTTGTCGCGCATCAAGCAGTTGACGGACGGGCGCAGCCTGGCGACGAATATCGCGCTGGTCAAGCACAATGCCCAGGTGGGCACCGCGCTGGCCATTGCCATGCGGGCAGTCGTGGCACGATAA
- a CDS encoding carbohydrate kinase — MTDTNKKDQLYALIRNNPFISQQDLASELGLSRSAVAGHIAGLIRERRLLGRAYVLPDSRPVLCIGAANLDRKMRTLATLQMGTSNPVRSEEVFGGVGRNIAENLARLAIPVALLTALGDDAAGHALQTHAEDAGIDMRGSLHLSNTSSGTYTAVLDEHGEMLLAMANMQLYEQLTPAFLHSRQPQRAAAALTVCDLNLGHDSVQALLADARQDAAHATPLVIVAVSQPKMAHLPQDLTGLHLLILNRGELETRVARALPTAFEVRAACREVQRQGARHVIVTCGGEGVYFTDGDGLDAPVVHLAAREVAAVDVTGAGDAFSAAVCWSLYHDSSDLKLACRRGLKLAAMTLESAATVSPQISAGALDDIDDADLAPPPPTLFQQD, encoded by the coding sequence GTGACCGATACCAATAAAAAAGACCAGTTATATGCGCTGATCCGCAACAATCCCTTCATCTCGCAGCAAGACCTGGCGAGCGAACTGGGCTTGTCGCGCTCGGCCGTGGCCGGCCACATCGCCGGCCTGATACGCGAACGACGTCTGCTGGGACGCGCCTACGTGCTGCCCGACAGCCGCCCCGTGCTGTGCATCGGCGCCGCCAACCTGGACCGCAAGATGCGCACCCTGGCCACCCTGCAGATGGGCACCTCGAATCCCGTGCGCTCGGAAGAGGTGTTTGGCGGCGTGGGCCGCAACATCGCGGAAAACCTGGCCCGCCTGGCTATCCCCGTGGCCCTGCTGACGGCGCTGGGCGACGATGCGGCCGGCCACGCCCTGCAGACGCACGCGGAAGATGCGGGTATCGACATGCGCGGCAGCTTGCATCTGAGCAACACCAGCAGCGGCACCTATACGGCCGTGCTCGATGAGCATGGCGAAATGCTGCTGGCGATGGCCAACATGCAACTCTACGAACAGCTGACCCCGGCCTTCTTGCACAGCCGCCAGCCGCAGCGCGCCGCCGCCGCCCTCACCGTCTGCGACCTGAACCTGGGCCACGACAGCGTGCAGGCACTGCTGGCCGATGCACGCCAGGATGCTGCCCACGCCACGCCGCTGGTCATCGTCGCCGTGTCGCAGCCGAAGATGGCGCATTTGCCGCAAGACCTGACGGGCTTACATCTGCTGATCCTCAACCGGGGCGAACTGGAAACGCGCGTGGCGCGGGCCTTGCCCACGGCGTTTGAGGTGCGCGCCGCCTGCCGCGAAGTGCAGCGCCAGGGCGCGCGCCATGTGATCGTCACCTGCGGCGGCGAAGGCGTGTACTTCACCGATGGCGACGGCCTGGACGCGCCTGTCGTGCACCTGGCCGCGCGCGAAGTGGCCGCCGTCGACGTGACGGGCGCCGGCGACGCGTTTTCCGCCGCCGTCTGCTGGTCGCTCTACCACGACAGCAGCGATTTGAAACTGGCGTGCCGGCGCGGCCTGAAGCTGGCCGCCATGACCCTGGAATCGGCCGCCACTGTCTCCCCCCAGATTTCCGCCGGCGCGCTCGACGACATCGACGATGCCGACCTGGCGCCGCCTCCCCCTACCCTCTTTCAACAGGATTGA
- the xapA gene encoding xanthosine phosphorylase, giving the protein MSNNTPFHAAEIIRARAPENFKPRVAMILGSGLGVLAEQMTDAVSISFDELPGFPISTVHGHAGELVVGTLSGVAVVCMKGRGHFYEGYGMGVMTSAIRTLKLLGCEMLFVTNAAGSLRPEVDAGSLVAISDHINLLPGTPMVGPNDDRFGPRFFSMANAYDADLRNLVKDTAASNGITLHEGVFVAYPGPNFETAAEIRMMARLGADTVGMSVVPEVVSARHCDLKVVGVSVITNLAEGMSPFALSHEQTLKYAAIGAKDLVKLILAFLSKVAEKPQA; this is encoded by the coding sequence ATGTCGAACAACACCCCTTTCCACGCCGCCGAAATCATCCGTGCCCGCGCTCCTGAAAATTTCAAGCCGCGCGTGGCGATGATCCTCGGCTCCGGCCTGGGTGTGTTGGCCGAGCAGATGACGGACGCCGTCAGCATCAGCTTTGACGAATTGCCAGGTTTCCCGATCAGCACCGTGCACGGCCATGCCGGCGAACTGGTGGTCGGCACCCTGTCGGGCGTCGCTGTCGTCTGCATGAAGGGCCGTGGCCACTTCTATGAAGGCTATGGCATGGGCGTGATGACGAGCGCCATCCGCACCCTGAAGCTGCTGGGCTGCGAAATGCTGTTCGTCACCAACGCCGCCGGTTCCCTGCGCCCTGAAGTGGACGCCGGCAGCCTGGTGGCCATCAGCGACCATATCAATCTGCTGCCAGGCACGCCGATGGTCGGCCCGAACGACGACCGCTTCGGCCCGCGCTTCTTCAGCATGGCCAACGCCTACGATGCCGATCTGCGCAACCTGGTCAAGGACACGGCAGCCTCGAACGGCATCACCCTGCACGAAGGCGTGTTCGTCGCCTACCCTGGCCCGAACTTCGAGACGGCCGCCGAAATCCGCATGATGGCCCGCCTGGGCGCCGACACGGTCGGCATGTCCGTGGTGCCGGAAGTGGTCTCGGCCCGTCATTGCGACCTGAAAGTGGTGGGCGTATCCGTCATCACCAACCTGGCTGAAGGCATGTCGCCATTCGCCCTGTCGCACGAGCAAACCCTGAAATACGCGGCCATCGGCGCGAAAGACCTGGTCAAGCTGATCCTGGCTTTCCTCTCCAAGGTTGCTGAAAAACCGCAAGCCTAA
- a CDS encoding phosphopentomutase has product MSRAFILLLDSFGLGATPDAAKYGDAGANTFGHIASTVAKSGKTLKLPNMERLGLGAAAHLASGEWATGFDQRDGFTGAYGAARERSTGKDTQSGHWEIAGVPVEFDWGYFPRTTPSFPADLTDKLQALSGVPGFLGDCHASGTDIINKHGDEHVATGKLIIYTSGDSVMQIAAHEESFGLERLYEVCEMAFKLVEPYNIGRVIARPFTGSNGNYTRTSNRHDYAVAPPSKTLLDHVKDAGGEVVGLGKISDIFATQGISRVVKGVDNMALFEALLKTADEVQDKSLTFVNFVDFDQAFGHRRNVEGYADALREMDARLPEFMAKLKEGDLVVITADHGCDPTWHGSDHTREHIPMIFFGPGVAPRALGISETFSDIGQTLAKHLGVPPLANGTSLL; this is encoded by the coding sequence ATGTCACGCGCATTTATCCTCCTGCTTGATTCCTTCGGCCTTGGCGCGACGCCAGACGCCGCCAAGTATGGCGACGCAGGTGCCAATACCTTTGGCCACATTGCCAGCACTGTCGCCAAAAGCGGCAAGACCTTGAAACTCCCGAACATGGAACGCCTGGGACTGGGTGCCGCCGCGCACCTGGCCAGCGGCGAATGGGCCACCGGCTTCGACCAGCGCGACGGTTTCACCGGCGCCTACGGCGCGGCGCGCGAGCGCTCCACCGGCAAGGACACGCAGAGCGGCCACTGGGAAATCGCCGGCGTGCCCGTCGAATTCGACTGGGGCTACTTCCCCCGCACCACGCCATCGTTCCCGGCCGACCTGACCGACAAGCTCCAGGCCCTGTCCGGCGTGCCCGGCTTCCTCGGCGACTGCCATGCCTCGGGCACGGACATCATCAACAAGCATGGCGATGAACACGTCGCCACCGGCAAGCTGATTATCTATACCTCGGGCGACTCGGTGATGCAGATCGCCGCGCACGAAGAATCGTTCGGCCTCGAGCGTCTGTATGAAGTGTGCGAAATGGCCTTCAAGTTGGTCGAACCGTACAACATCGGCCGCGTCATCGCCCGCCCGTTCACGGGCAGCAATGGCAACTACACGCGCACTTCCAACCGCCACGACTATGCCGTCGCGCCGCCAAGCAAGACCCTGCTCGACCACGTCAAGGATGCGGGCGGCGAAGTCGTCGGCCTGGGCAAGATCAGCGACATTTTCGCTACCCAGGGTATTTCCAGGGTCGTCAAGGGCGTCGACAACATGGCGCTGTTCGAAGCGCTGTTGAAGACAGCCGATGAAGTGCAGGACAAGTCGCTCACCTTCGTGAACTTCGTCGATTTCGACCAGGCCTTCGGCCACCGCCGCAACGTCGAAGGCTATGCCGACGCGCTGCGCGAAATGGATGCGCGCCTGCCGGAATTCATGGCCAAGCTCAAGGAAGGCGACCTGGTCGTGATCACCGCCGACCATGGGTGCGACCCCACTTGGCACGGCTCCGACCACACCCGCGAACACATTCCGATGATCTTCTTCGGTCCCGGCGTCGCCCCGCGCGCACTGGGTATTTCCGAGACGTTCTCCGATATTGGCCAAACCCTCGCCAAGCACCTTGGCGTACCACCACTTGCTAATGGAACCAGCTTGTTATGA
- the deoC gene encoding deoxyribose-phosphate aldolase: MTLMHPEFKRNEAVGLDLGWINQIRVNRAATDRRAASLANRRTVKKEYQAAWLVKAIQMIDLTTLGGDDTPGRVERLCMKAMRPLRADLMDALGLTQLSTGAVCVYHEMIQPAVKVIQGRLPIAAVSTGFPAGLTSMETKLREIELSVAAGASEIDIVITRQHVLNGNWQVLYDEMLAYRKACGVAHVKAILATGDLLTMENVAKASWVCMMAGADFIKTSTGKEGVNATIPVALTMVRTIREYHEQTGFQVGFKPAGGVSSAKSALQYLTLMKEELGNEWLQPHLFRIGASSLLTDIERQLEHYVTGSYSANHRHAQP; this comes from the coding sequence ATGACACTCATGCACCCCGAATTCAAGCGTAACGAGGCCGTTGGCCTCGACCTGGGCTGGATCAACCAGATCCGCGTCAACCGCGCCGCGACGGACCGCCGCGCGGCCAGCCTGGCGAACCGCCGTACGGTGAAAAAGGAATACCAGGCTGCCTGGCTGGTGAAAGCCATCCAGATGATCGACCTGACCACCCTCGGCGGCGACGATACGCCGGGCCGCGTGGAACGCCTGTGCATGAAGGCCATGCGCCCGCTGCGTGCGGACCTGATGGACGCACTGGGCCTGACGCAATTGAGCACCGGCGCCGTGTGCGTGTACCACGAGATGATTCAGCCGGCCGTGAAGGTCATCCAGGGCCGCTTGCCCATCGCCGCCGTGTCGACGGGTTTCCCGGCCGGCCTGACGAGCATGGAAACGAAGCTGCGCGAGATTGAACTGTCGGTCGCCGCGGGCGCTTCCGAGATCGATATCGTCATCACGCGCCAGCACGTCCTGAACGGCAACTGGCAAGTGCTGTACGACGAAATGCTGGCTTACCGCAAGGCTTGCGGCGTAGCGCACGTGAAGGCGATTCTCGCCACGGGCGATTTGCTGACCATGGAAAACGTGGCCAAGGCGTCGTGGGTCTGCATGATGGCCGGTGCCGATTTCATCAAGACCTCCACCGGTAAAGAGGGCGTGAACGCCACCATCCCAGTGGCCCTGACGATGGTGCGCACGATTCGCGAATACCACGAGCAGACGGGCTTCCAGGTGGGCTTCAAGCCGGCCGGCGGCGTCAGCTCGGCCAAGAGCGCGCTGCAATACCTGACCCTGATGAAGGAAGAACTGGGCAACGAATGGTTGCAACCGCACCTGTTCCGCATCGGCGCTTCCAGCCTGCTGACCGACATCGAGCGCCAGCTCGAGCACTACGTCACCGGCAGCTACTCGGCCAATCATCGTCACGCACAACCTTAA